A segment of the Leptolyngbya sp. NIES-3755 genome:
CAAATCGCGCCAGATCTGACGGATTTCCTATACAGTTTAGCGTCCGTAGCGATCGCGAAAAATAATTTTTGTTTCACTGTCTGAAATTCAGGCAACTGACGGGAATCAGACGGCAGCAATTAGGAAAAGTTCCCAATAGATTAAACCAATCCAGATCTGAGTGCGACCACAGCAGCTTGAACGCGATCGTCTACTGCCAGTTTATTCATAATGCCGCGCACGTGTGTTTTCACCGTATTCGGACTGAGGTAAAGCTTTCCAGCAATTTCAGGATTGCTCAAGCCTTCGACCATGAGTTTGAGAACTTCGAGTTCGCGCTGGGAAAGTTGCCCGATCGTGTTATCGGTCATCGGGGGCTTGAGATGTTCGATCACTCGACGGGCGATTTGTGGATCGAGATACGTCGCCCCTTCGGAAGCAGCAGCGATCGCAGCGATTAATCGAGTCACGTCCGCGCCTTTAATACAATACGCATCGGCTCCACTCGACAACGCGGCAATGATTTCAGTCTCCGATGTATGAGAAGTCAGCATTACGATTCGCACGTTTGGCAGAGCCGCTTTAATTTGTTGAGTGGCAGCGATTCCATCCAAACGAGGCAACCCGATATCCATCACGATCAGATCTGGACGATGCTTGAGAGCCGCTTCAACGCCTAAATATCCGTCACTGGCTTGATCCACGATCGATAACTCTGGATAGTCTTCTAACGATTGCTCTAACCCCAATTGCATCATGGGGTCATCCTCGACAATCAGCACCCGCAGCGAT
Coding sequences within it:
- a CDS encoding LuxR family transcriptional regulator (similar to AA sequence:cyanobase_aa:LBDG_37840), which gives rise to MALPSLRVLIVEDDPMMQLGLEQSLEDYPELSIVDQASDGYLGVEAALKHRPDLIVMDIGLPRLDGIAATQQIKAALPNVRIVMLTSHTSETEIIAALSSGADAYCIKGADVTRLIAAIAAASEGATYLDPQIARRVIEHLKPPMTDNTIGQLSQRELEVLKLMVEGLSNPEIAGKLYLSPNTVKTHVRGIMNKLAVDDRVQAAVVALRSGLV